In Quercus robur chromosome 11, dhQueRobu3.1, whole genome shotgun sequence, the following proteins share a genomic window:
- the LOC126707336 gene encoding chaperone protein dnaJ 20, chloroplastic-like — translation MAFLLSSSQTSVNSLFSLSLPIKQQRPRVLVNSVSCRATKVIGSENNSTNFYELLSLSPNNANINEIKKAYRSKALRYHPDVCPPPMKEESTIMFVQLNAAYKTLSDPMLRKEYDCELLGLRNNYGSTLKMDVDVARTRWQEQINGLKRRSNRRTAQKEGSRGSRIRAQNTRNKD, via the coding sequence ATGGCTTTTTTGCTAAGTTCAAGCCAAACCAGTGTCAATTCATTGTTCTCTCTTTCACTTCCCATTAAACAACAGCGGCCTCGTGTGCTTGTCAATAGTGTTTCCTGCAGAGCCACCAAAGTTATTGGTAGTGAAAATAATTCAACCAATTTCTATGAGCTCCTTTCTTTGAGTCCAAACAACGCAAACATCAACGAGATAAAGAAAGCATACAGAAGCAAGGCTCTTCGATATCACCCTGATGTTTGTCCACCTCCCATGAAGGAAGAGTCGACCATAATGTTTGTTCAACTGAATGCTGCATACAAGACTCTGTCAGATCCTATGTTGCGCAAAGAGTATGATTGTGAATTGTTGGGGCTGAGAAATAATTATGGATCAACATTGAAGATGGATGTGGATGTTGCAAGAACTAGGTGGCAAGAACAAATTAATGGATTGAAAAGGAGGTCAAATCGTCGTACGGCTCAAAAGGAGGGGTCAAGGGGTAGTAGAATAAGGGCTCAGAATACGAGGAACAAGGactaa
- the LOC126707333 gene encoding sulfate transporter 1.3-like isoform X3, which yields MSGRVTHEMEIGSGPSSRRHPQPSSHIHKVERPPQQNLLTEFQTVIKETFFHDEPLKAFRGQKSHTRFFLVLQAIFPILEWARSYNLEKFRGDLIAGLTIASLCVPQDIAYAKLANLDPQYGLYSSFVPPLIYAFMGSSRDIAIGPVAVVSLLIGTMAQNEIDPQKNALAYRRLVFTATFFAGVTQFALGFFRLGFLIDFLSHAAIVGFMAGAAITIGLQQLKGLLGITNFTKKTDIISVMHSVFGSVHHGWNWQTIVIGLSFLAFLLLTKYIAKKYPKLFWVSAIAPLTSVMVATFCVYITRADKEGVAIVKYIKKGINPSSAQEIYWTGDLLLKGFKIGVVAGLIALTEAIAIARTFAAVKDYNVDGNKEMVAMGTMNIVGSMTSCYVATGSFSRSAVNFMAGCNTAVANIVMSCVVLLTLELITPLFKYTPNAVLASIIIAAVFPLVDIPAAILLWKIDKFDFLACMGAFFGVVFKSVEIGLLIAVAISFAKILLQVTRPRTAVLGNLPGTHVYRNVEQYSTAKTVSGILIIRVDSAIYFSNSNYIKERILRWLSNEEEVLKINSGPRIKYLVVEMSPVTDIDTSGIHSFEELHKTLQNRDVKLVLANPGAIVTEKLHASAFTKKIGEDMIFLTVADAIEMLSPRIKELP from the exons ATGAGTGGGCGTGTTACTCACGAGATGGAGATCGGGAGCGGCCCTTCATCGCGACGCCATCCACAACCTTCTTCTCATATTCACAAGGTGGAAAGGCCTCCTCAGCAAAATCTTCTCACTGAATTTCAAACTGTTATCAAGGAAACTTTCTTCCACGATGAACCCTTAAAAGCTTTTCGGGGCCAAAAAAGTCATACAAGGTTTTTTCTTGTACTCCAAGCTATTTTCCCGATTCTTGAATGGGCAAGAAGCTACAATCTGGAAAAGTTCAGAGGTGACCTGATTGCTGGACTCACCATAGCTAGCCTGTGTGTCCCTCAG GATATTGCATATGCAAAGCTTGCAAATCTTGATCCCCAATATGGGTTAT ACTCTAGCTTTGTTCCACCTCTTATTTATGCCTTCATGGGTAGCTCCAGAGATATTGCCATAGGACCAGTGGCCGTGGTGTCTCTTTTGATTGGAACTATGGCGCAGAATGAGATTGATCCACAGAAAAATGCTCTTGCTTATAGGCGTCTTGTATTCACTGCTACCTTTTTTGCTGGAGTCACTCAATTCGCACTTGGATTTTTCAG ATTGGGTTTCTTAATTGACTTTCTGTCTCATGCTGCCATTGTTGGATTCATGGCTGGGGCTGCCATTACCATAGGCCTTCAACAGCTCAAAGGTCTTCTTGGTATAACAAACTTCACAAAGAAGACTGACATTATTTCAGTGATGCATTCAGTTTTTGGATCAGTACATCATGGG TGGAACTGGCAGACCATAGTAATTGGGTTGTCATTCTTGGCCTTCCTTTTGCTCACCAAGTACATT gccaaaaaatacccCAAATTATTTTGGGTATCTGCTATTGCTCCATTGACCTCCGTCATGGTAGCCACATTTTGTGTATATATTACTCGTGCTGATAAGGAAGGTGTAGCAATT gtgaaatatataaaaaagggcATAAACCCATCATCTGCTCAAGAAATCTATTGGACTGGAGATTTACTTCTCAAAGGTTTTAAGATCGGTGTGGTTGCTGGTTTAATAGCATTGACG GAAGCTATAGCGATTGCTAGAACATTTGCTGCTGTGAAGGACTACAATGTGGATGGGAACAAAGAAATGGTGGCAATGGGAACTATGAACATTGTTGGCTCCATGACATCTTGTTATGTAGCTACAG GATCATTCTCTCGCTCTGCAGTAAATTTCATGGCTGGCTGCAACACAGCAGTTGCCAACATTGTGATGTCTTGTGTTGTTCTTCTAACATTGGAACTCATCACACCATTGTTTAAGTACACCCCAAATGCTGTACTTGCTTCTATCATCATTGCAGCGGTGTTTCCCCTAGTTGACATTCCAGCTGCGATACTACTATGGAAGATTGATAAATTCGATTTTCTTGCTTGTATGGGAGCCTTCTTTGGTGTGGTCTTTAAAAGTGTGGAGATAGGCCTTTTAATTGCG GTGGCTATATCCTTTGCCAAAATCCTCCTACAGGTTACAAGGCCACGAACTGCTGTACTTGGGAATCTCCCAGGGACTCATGTTTACAGGAATGTGGAACAATATTCTACTGCAAAAACTGTTTCTGGAATTCTGATTATTCGAGTTGATTCTGCTATCTACTTTTCAAACTCCAACTATATTAAGGAGAG GATTTTGAGATGGCTAAGCAATGAAGAAGAAGTTTTGAAGATAAACAGTGGACCCAGAATCAAATATCTCGTCGTTGAAATGTCAC CTGTTACTGATATTGACACCAGTGGCATCCATTCCTTCGAAGAGTTACATAAGACACTTCAGAACAGAGATGTTAAG CTTGTTTTAGCAAACCCTGGGGCAATCGTGACCGAAAAGCTGCATGCATCCGCGTTTACAAAAAAGATCGGTGAAGACATGATCTTTCTCACAGTTGCAGATGCTATTGAAATGCTGTCGCCGAGAATTAAAGAACTGCCATAA
- the LOC126707333 gene encoding sulfate transporter 1.3-like isoform X1, translating to MSGRVTQEMEIGSEHSSRRHPQPSSHIHKVERPPQQNLLTEFQTVIKETFFHDEPLKAFRGQKSHTRFFLVLQAIFPILEWARSYNLEKFRGDLIAGLTIASLCVPQDIAYAKLANLDPQYGLYSSFVPPLIYAFMGSSRDIAIGPVAVVSLLIGTMAQNEIDPQKNALAYRRLVFTATFFAGVTQFALGFFRLGFLIDFLSHAAIVGFMAGAAITIGLQQLKGLLGITNFTKKTDIISVMHSVFGSVHHGWNWQTIVIGLSFLAFLLLTKYIAKKYPKLFWVSAIAPLTSVMVATFCVYITRADKEGVAIVKYIKKGINPSSAQEIYWTGDLLLKGFKIGVVAGLIALTEAIAIARTFAAVKDYNVDGNKEMVAMGTMNIVGSMTSCYVATGSFSRSAVNFMAGCNTAVANIVMSCVVLLTLELITPLFKYTPNAVLASIIIAAVFPLVDIPAAILLWKIDKFDFLACMGAFFGVVFKSVEIGLLIAVAISFAKILLQVTRPRTAVLGNLPGTHVYRNVEQYSTAKTVSGILIIRVDSAIYFSNSNYIKERILRWLSNEEEVLKINSGPRIKYLVVEMSPVTDIDTSGIHSFEELHKTLQNRDVKLVLANPGAIVTEKLHASAFTKKIGEDMIFLTVADAIEMLSPRIKELP from the exons CTTCTTCTCATATTCACAAGGTGGAAAGGCCTCCTCAGCAAAATCTTCTCACTGAATTTCAAACTGTTATCAAGGAAACTTTCTTCCACGATGAACCCTTAAAAGCTTTTCGGGGCCAAAAAAGTCATACAAGGTTTTTTCTTGTACTCCAAGCTATTTTCCCGATTCTTGAATGGGCAAGAAGCTACAATCTGGAAAAGTTCAGAGGTGACCTGATTGCTGGACTCACCATAGCTAGCCTGTGTGTCCCTCAG GATATTGCATATGCAAAGCTTGCAAATCTTGATCCCCAATATGGGTTAT ACTCTAGCTTTGTTCCACCTCTTATTTATGCCTTCATGGGTAGCTCCAGAGATATTGCCATAGGACCAGTGGCCGTGGTGTCTCTTTTGATTGGAACTATGGCGCAGAATGAGATTGATCCACAGAAAAATGCTCTTGCTTATAGGCGTCTTGTATTCACTGCTACCTTTTTTGCTGGAGTCACTCAATTCGCACTTGGATTTTTCAG ATTGGGTTTCTTAATTGACTTTCTGTCTCATGCTGCCATTGTTGGATTCATGGCTGGGGCTGCCATTACCATAGGCCTTCAACAGCTCAAAGGTCTTCTTGGTATAACAAACTTCACAAAGAAGACTGACATTATTTCAGTGATGCATTCAGTTTTTGGATCAGTACATCATGGG TGGAACTGGCAGACCATAGTAATTGGGTTGTCATTCTTGGCCTTCCTTTTGCTCACCAAGTACATT gccaaaaaatacccCAAATTATTTTGGGTATCTGCTATTGCTCCATTGACCTCCGTCATGGTAGCCACATTTTGTGTATATATTACTCGTGCTGATAAGGAAGGTGTAGCAATT gtgaaatatataaaaaagggcATAAACCCATCATCTGCTCAAGAAATCTATTGGACTGGAGATTTACTTCTCAAAGGTTTTAAGATCGGTGTGGTTGCTGGTTTAATAGCATTGACG GAAGCTATAGCGATTGCTAGAACATTTGCTGCTGTGAAGGACTACAATGTGGATGGGAACAAAGAAATGGTGGCAATGGGAACTATGAACATTGTTGGCTCCATGACATCTTGTTATGTAGCTACAG GATCATTCTCTCGCTCTGCAGTAAATTTCATGGCTGGCTGCAACACAGCAGTTGCCAACATTGTGATGTCTTGTGTTGTTCTTCTAACATTGGAACTCATCACACCATTGTTTAAGTACACCCCAAATGCTGTACTTGCTTCTATCATCATTGCAGCGGTGTTTCCCCTAGTTGACATTCCAGCTGCGATACTACTATGGAAGATTGATAAATTCGATTTTCTTGCTTGTATGGGAGCCTTCTTTGGTGTGGTCTTTAAAAGTGTGGAGATAGGCCTTTTAATTGCG GTGGCTATATCCTTTGCCAAAATCCTCCTACAGGTTACAAGGCCACGAACTGCTGTACTTGGGAATCTCCCAGGGACTCATGTTTACAGGAATGTGGAACAATATTCTACTGCAAAAACTGTTTCTGGAATTCTGATTATTCGAGTTGATTCTGCTATCTACTTTTCAAACTCCAACTATATTAAGGAGAG GATTTTGAGATGGCTAAGCAATGAAGAAGAAGTTTTGAAGATAAACAGTGGACCCAGAATCAAATATCTCGTCGTTGAAATGTCAC CTGTTACTGATATTGACACCAGTGGCATCCATTCCTTCGAAGAGTTACATAAGACACTTCAGAACAGAGATGTTAAG CTTGTTTTAGCAAACCCTGGGGCAATCGTGACCGAAAAGCTGCATGCATCCGCGTTTACAAAAAAGATCGGTGAAGACATGATCTTTCTCACAGTTGCAGATGCTATTGAAATGCTGTCGCCGAGAATTAAAGAACTGCCATAA
- the LOC126705915 gene encoding non-specific lipid transfer protein GPI-anchored 31-like codes for MAAKLNLSVILCVLAIWVVGYAQAGSSHHAPAPSVDCSSLILNMADCLSYVTNGSTVTKPEGTCCAGLKTVLKADAECLCEAFKSSASLGVVLNVTKATALPAACKVSAPSASNCGLSLTPAGAPGPVSDLTPKPSTTSAAAPIATAVESEKAPSPAPAASSGSGSSVLTISAGSLLVGYAVASFF; via the exons ATGGCAGCAAAGCTAAACCTTTCAGTGATTCTGTGTGTACTAGCCATCTGGGTGGTTGGATATGCACAAGCTGGGTCCTCGCACCACGCACCAGCACCATCAGTGGACTGTTCAAGCCTGATTTTGAACATGGCTGACTGTCTGTCCTATGTGACAAACGGAAGCACAGTGACAAAGCCAGAGGGGACTTGCTGTGCTGGTCTCAAAACTGTGTTGAAAGCTGATGCTGAGTGTCTCTGTGAGGCCTTCAAGAGCAGTGCTTCTTTGGGTGTTGTCTTGAATGTCACCAAGGCCACTGCCCTTCCTGCTGCTTGCAAAGTCTCTGCCCCCTCTGCTTCCAACTGTGGAT TGTCTTTGACTCCTGCAGGTGCTCCTGGTCCTG TTTCAGACCTCACACCTAAACCTTCTACAACATCAGCTGCTGCCCCTATAGCTACTGCAGTAGAGAGTGAAAAAGCACCATCTCCGGCTCCGGCAGCGAGCTCAGGCTCAGGTTCTTCTGTGCTCACTATTTCAGCTGGATCCCTACTTGTTGGCTATGCGGTCGCGTCATTTTTCTAG